In one Cyprinus carpio isolate SPL01 chromosome B2, ASM1834038v1, whole genome shotgun sequence genomic region, the following are encoded:
- the stam gene encoding signal transducing adapter molecule 1: protein MPLFTSNPFDQDVEKATSEMNTAEDWGLILDICDKIGQSRTGPKECLRSIMRRVNHKDPHVAMQALTLLGACVSNCGKIFHLEVCSREFASEVSNVLNKGHPKVCEKLKALMVEWAEDFRNDPQLSLISAMIKNLREQGVVFPAVGSQAAEQAKASPALVAKDPATSTNKKEEEDIAKAIELSLKDQRQPQVSLSGLYPSTSSLLTSHKAEGRKVRAIYDFEAAEDNELTFKSGEIITILDDSDPNWWKGETYQGVGLFPSNFVTADLTAEPEMMKTEKKTVQFSEEVQVETIEPEPEPVYIDEEKMDQLLQMIQSADPTDDQSDTCELLQLEAACNQMGPLIDQKLEDTDRKHSELSELNVKVMEALSLYANLMNEDPVYAMYAKLQSQQYYMQQTPNASQQVYPGQSTGGQYAMGSTTVQGYNVPMEQLSAMNQTGTAMAGQPAPSDVHMYMGQPPVYSPTPGSMPPADVQSYQTPAGAPVAMSQTPGYSMPSTQSLPAAAGNQQTPYPEKALL, encoded by the exons AGAAAGCGACAAGTGAGATGAACACAGCTGAGGACTGGGGCCTCATTTTGGACATTTGTGACAAGATTGGACAGTCTCGCACTGGG CCTAAAGAATGTCTGCGATCTATAATGAGGAGAGTGAATCACAAGGATCCGCATGTTGCCATGCAAGCATTGACG CTTCTAGGTGCGTGTGTGTCAAACTGTGGAAAAATATTCCATTTAGAGGTTTGCTCCAGGGAATTTGCTAGTGAAGTTAGCAACGTGCTAAACAAg GGTCACCCAAAAGTGTGTGAGAAGCTGAAGGCTCTGATGGTGGAATGGGCTGAGGATTTCCGTAATGACCCCCAGCTCAGTCTCATATCGGCCATGATCAAGAACCTCAGAGAACAGGGCGTCGTCTTCCCTGCCGTGGGCTCTCAG GCAGCAGAACAAGCTAAAGCCAGTCCTGCCCTGGTAGCTAAAGACCctgcaacatcaacaaacaagaaagaagaagaagacattGCTAAAG CGATCGAACTGTCTCTGAAGGACCAGCGGCAGCCGCAGGTCTCTCTGTCTGGCCTCTACCCGAGCACCAGCAGCCTCCTCACATCTCACAAGGCTGAAGGCAGAAAGGTCAGGGCCATCTATGACTTTGAGGCAGCCGAGGACAACGAGCTCACCTTTAAATCAGGCGAGATCATCACCATCCTGGATGACAG TGACCCTAATTGGTGGAAGGGTGAGACGTATCAGGGTGTTGGGCTTTTTCCGTCAAACTTTGTGACAGCGGACCTGACAGCAGAGCCTGAGATGA tgaaaacagagaagaagaccGTGCAGTTCAGTGAAGAAGTCCAGGTAGAGACGATTGAACCGGAGCCAGAGCCTGTCTACATCGATGAG GAGAAAATGGACCAGCTGCTTCAGATGATCCAGAGTGCAGATCCAACAGATGACCAGTCAGACACCTGTGAACTCCTGCAGTTGGAGG CTGCTTGCAACCAGATGGGTCCTCTCATTGATCAGAAGTTGGAGGACACTGACAG aaaacactCAGAGCTGTCCGAACTGAACGTGAAGGTCATGGAAGCGCTGTCTCTCTATGCTAATCTAATGAATGAAGACCCAGTATACGCTATGTATGCCAAACTACAGAGCCAGCAATACTACATGCAGCAGACCCCAAATGCTTCCCAACAG GTGTACCCTGGCCAGTCCACTGGAGGGCAGTATGCAATGGGCAGCACAACAGTACAGGGATACAATGTTCCAATGGAGCAGCTCTCTGCAATGAACCAAACAGGAACAGCAATGGCCGGGCAGCCAGCTCCCAG TGATGTCCACATGTACATGGGCCAGCCTCCAGTCTACAGCCCGACCCCTGGCAGCATGCCTCCAGCTGATGTCCAGTCCTACCAGACCCCAGCCGGCGCTCCAGTGGCCATGAGCCAGACCCCCGGCTACAGCATGCCCTCCACCCAGAGCCTCCCTGCTGCTGCAGGCAACCAACAGACCCCTTACCCTGAGAAAGCCCTCTTATAG
- the LOC109106993 gene encoding transmembrane protein 236-like, whose amino-acid sequence MLSGKTVKLILFELLQFACLCIPVFVVMERFASVIRIVKSSVTAYWLVVAASVAYVASVTLFVWVPLKYFILKTQRFSEVTNWRPVTLAYVILSTLPCFSIIIASSKVQVDAGVKCDRFTELPVSLVLFSLICVDIVEKIRPLRLTGQASRLELDFEMPGPVLTHLEQVTSVSGQLQANGRDVDASPRSQVRNGTLSGRWRDADGGTSRTSSTAYLYSSHSYSGPFHFVWIRDPRHDLFVATFMFWFDTVEMVRVAGTDSVYYSAWVFPIYILAYLSILRVVITPDSPLLASSSVLSQDLPFLVVRICLLAVFGYVTPILYILKNIFTAVSFMYFVFMTKLKMLNRGSMF is encoded by the exons ATGCTCTCTGGAAAGACTGTCAAACTCATCCTTTTTGAGCTTCTGCAGTTCGCATGTCTCTGTATTCCTGTGTTTGTAGTAATGGAGCGCTTTGCTTCTGTCATCCGTATAGTGAAGTCTAGTGTCACTGCCTACTGGCTGGTGGTGGCAGCCTCGGTGGCCTATGTGGCATCTGTAACCCTGTTTGTGTGGGTTCCTTTGAAATACTTCATCCTCAAGACACAGCGCTTCTCAGAAGTGACCAACTG GAGACCTGTTACACTTGCATACGTGATCCTCAGCACTTTACCATGCTTTTCTATAATCATAGCCAGCtcaaag GTTCAAGTTGATGCTGGCGTTAAGTGTGACCGCTTCACTGAGCTCCCTGTCTCTCTCGTCTTGTTCTCCCTCATTTGTGTGGACATAGTGGAAAAAATTCGCCCTCTTCGCCTGACGGGACAGG caagcaGATTAGAGTTGGATTTTGAGATGCCAGGCCCAGTGTTGACTCACTTGGAGCAGGTAACATCAGTGTCCGGACAGCTGCAGGCTAACGGACGGGACGTCGATGCGTCTCCAAGGTCACAGGTCAGGAATGGGACACTATCGGGACGTTGGAGGGATGCAGATGGCGGCACCTCTCGCACCAGCAGCACAGCATATCTCTACTCCTCTCATTCTTACTCAGGTCCGTTTCACTTTGTCTGGATTCGAGACCCTCGGCATGACCTCTTCGTGGCCACCTTCATGTTTTGGTTTGACACCGTGGAAATGGTGAGGGTGGCTGGGACTGATTCAGTGTATTACTCAGCATGGGTGTTTCCCATATACATACTGGCTTATCTGTCCATCCTGCGTGTTGTTATAACTCCAGACAGTCCTTTGCTGGCTTCATCAAGTGTTCTCTCCCAAGATTTGCCCTTCCTGGTAGTGCGTATATGCCTGTTGGCTGTTTTCGGTTACGTTACCCCTATTCTGTACATactaaagaacattttcactgcgGTATCTTTCATGTACTTTGTCTTtatgactaaattaaaaatgctgAACAGAGGAAGCATGTTCTGA